A genome region from Hevea brasiliensis isolate MT/VB/25A 57/8 chromosome 9, ASM3005281v1, whole genome shotgun sequence includes the following:
- the LOC110637627 gene encoding chaperone protein dnaJ 13 isoform X2 — translation MKEEDAGPPKRELYAVLQVSPEATDEEIRKAYRHWAQVYHPDKYQDLHMKEIATQNFQRICEAYEVLSDENKRQIYDIYGMEGLTSGLELGPKLNKPEELKEELERLRRKKEQEKMAAHFRPSGTILANLSLPKFLDGDGIMRGMAMSSEVHSKLSKHNTIAIGGNLEVQESSGGAAASAVLRHQLSSVSSIEFIASAGLRALIGVQTTRRLSLHSTATITIAKSLRDGSINLSNSWTRQLSETANGNIQLFLGPESSLAVGWQKKDEKMSAAGELKIGTSSFGASAHYTRHFSSVSHGRIAGRFGSTALEIEVGGGRKVSNFSTVRMLYTIGIQGIFWKFELHRGGQKLIIPILLSKHLNLTFATGAFLIPTSLYFLLKKFVVKPYYLQREKRKALENKEKTSAQVQEARAAAEKAQQLLQNVANRKRNRQVETNGLIITKAVYGSEKALKKGEVLKEVNDELASEVIDVTVPLNFLVNDSGQLKLHEGVKKSGIMGFCDPCPGEPKQLYVEYTYGGQIFEVMVDDYAALSMPQESHSV, via the exons ATGAAGGAAATAGCTACACAAAATTTTCAACGGATATGTGAGGCATATGAAGTATTATCGGATGAGAATAAAAGGCAAATATATGACATATATGGTATGGAAGGTTTAACTTCAGGTTTGGAACTAGGTCCAAAGCTGAACAAACCAGAGGAGTTAAAGGAAGAACTTGAAAGGTTAAGACGAAAGAAAGAACAAGAAAAAATGGCAGCACATTTCCGACCATCTGGTACAATATTGGCGAACTTATCATTGCCAAAGTTTCTGGATGGTGATGGCATAATGAGAGG AATGGCCATGTCTAGTGAAGTTCATTCCAAATTATCAAAACACAATACTATTgctattggaggaaatttggaaGTTCAAGAAAGTTCTGGGGGTGCAGCGGCTAGTGCTGTGCTTAGGCATCAGCTTTCTTCAGTTTCCTCCATAGAATTCATAGCCTCAGCTGGTTTGCGAGCACTTATTGGAGTGCAAACTACACG TCGCTTATCTTTACACTCAACAGCAACAATTACCATTGCAAAGTCTTTGAGAGATGGTTCAATCAATCTTTCCAATTCTTGGACTCGGCAACTATCTGAAACAGCAAATGGAAAT ATACAGCTTTTTTTAGGTCCTGAATCATCTTTAGCAGTTGGATGGCAGAAGAAGGATGAAAAGATGTCTGCTGCTGGAGAGTTGAAG ATTGGTACAAGTTCTTTTGGAGCATCAGCTCATTACACTCGTCATTTTTCATCAGTTTCTCATGGTCGTATTGCAGGCAGATTTGGGAG CACTGCTCTGGAGATTGAAGTTGGTGGTGGAAGAAAAGTATCCAACTTCAGCACTGTCAGGATGCTGTATACAATAGGAATTCAG GGCATCTTTTGGAAATTTGAATTGCATCGTGGTGGACAAAAGTTGATTATTCCT ATATTGCTTTCCAAGCATTTGAATTTGACTTTTGCAACGGGAGCATTCCTAATTCCTACATCACTTTACTTTTTACTCAAG AAATTTGTGGTCAAACCTTACTACCTTCAAAGGGAAAAGCGGAAGGCTTTAGAGAATAAAGAGAAAACTTCTGCCCAG GTACAAGAGGCAAGGGCAGCAGCAGAAAAAGCTCAACAGTTATTACAAAATGTGGCCAATAGGAAAAGAAATAGGCAAGTAGAAACAAATGGATTGATTATTACTAAAGCAGTGTATGGAAGTGAAAAAGCTTtgaagaaaggagaagtattAAAAGAAGTAAATGATGAATTAGCTTCTGAAGTCATTGATGTTACAGTGCCTCTAAATTTCCTGGTTAATGATTCTGGGCAATTGAAG CTTCATGAGGGTGTAAAAAAGTCGGGCATCATGGGCTTCTGTGATCCTTGTCCTGGAGAACCTAAGCAATTATATGTGGAGTACACTTATGGCGGCCAAATATTTGAG GTCATGGTGGACGATTACGCAGCGTTGTCAATGCCCCAAGAATCCCATAGCGTATAA
- the LOC110637627 gene encoding chaperone protein dnaJ 13 isoform X1, whose protein sequence is MKEEDAGPPKRELYAVLQVSPEATDEEIRKAYRHWAQVYHPDKYQDLHMKEIATQNFQRICEAYEVLSDENKRQIYDIYGMEGLTSGLELGPKLNKPEELKEELERLRRKKEQEKMAAHFRPSGTILANLSLPKFLDGDGIMRGMAMSSEVHSKLSKHNTIAIGGNLEVQESSGGAAASAVLRHQLSSVSSIEFIASAGLRALIGVQTTRRLSLHSTATITIAKSLRDGSINLSNSWTRQLSETANGNIQLFLGPESSLAVGWQKKDEKMSAAGELKIGTSSFGASAHYTRHFSSVSHGRIAGRFGSTALEIEVGGGRKVSNFSTVRMLYTIGIQGIFWKFELHRGGQKLIIPILLSKHLNLTFATGAFLIPTSLYFLLKEDFIFKKFVVKPYYLQREKRKALENKEKTSAQVQEARAAAEKAQQLLQNVANRKRNRQVETNGLIITKAVYGSEKALKKGEVLKEVNDELASEVIDVTVPLNFLVNDSGQLKLHEGVKKSGIMGFCDPCPGEPKQLYVEYTYGGQIFEVMVDDYAALSMPQESHSV, encoded by the exons ATGAAGGAAATAGCTACACAAAATTTTCAACGGATATGTGAGGCATATGAAGTATTATCGGATGAGAATAAAAGGCAAATATATGACATATATGGTATGGAAGGTTTAACTTCAGGTTTGGAACTAGGTCCAAAGCTGAACAAACCAGAGGAGTTAAAGGAAGAACTTGAAAGGTTAAGACGAAAGAAAGAACAAGAAAAAATGGCAGCACATTTCCGACCATCTGGTACAATATTGGCGAACTTATCATTGCCAAAGTTTCTGGATGGTGATGGCATAATGAGAGG AATGGCCATGTCTAGTGAAGTTCATTCCAAATTATCAAAACACAATACTATTgctattggaggaaatttggaaGTTCAAGAAAGTTCTGGGGGTGCAGCGGCTAGTGCTGTGCTTAGGCATCAGCTTTCTTCAGTTTCCTCCATAGAATTCATAGCCTCAGCTGGTTTGCGAGCACTTATTGGAGTGCAAACTACACG TCGCTTATCTTTACACTCAACAGCAACAATTACCATTGCAAAGTCTTTGAGAGATGGTTCAATCAATCTTTCCAATTCTTGGACTCGGCAACTATCTGAAACAGCAAATGGAAAT ATACAGCTTTTTTTAGGTCCTGAATCATCTTTAGCAGTTGGATGGCAGAAGAAGGATGAAAAGATGTCTGCTGCTGGAGAGTTGAAG ATTGGTACAAGTTCTTTTGGAGCATCAGCTCATTACACTCGTCATTTTTCATCAGTTTCTCATGGTCGTATTGCAGGCAGATTTGGGAG CACTGCTCTGGAGATTGAAGTTGGTGGTGGAAGAAAAGTATCCAACTTCAGCACTGTCAGGATGCTGTATACAATAGGAATTCAG GGCATCTTTTGGAAATTTGAATTGCATCGTGGTGGACAAAAGTTGATTATTCCT ATATTGCTTTCCAAGCATTTGAATTTGACTTTTGCAACGGGAGCATTCCTAATTCCTACATCACTTTACTTTTTACTCAAG GAAGATTTCATTTTCAAG AAATTTGTGGTCAAACCTTACTACCTTCAAAGGGAAAAGCGGAAGGCTTTAGAGAATAAAGAGAAAACTTCTGCCCAG GTACAAGAGGCAAGGGCAGCAGCAGAAAAAGCTCAACAGTTATTACAAAATGTGGCCAATAGGAAAAGAAATAGGCAAGTAGAAACAAATGGATTGATTATTACTAAAGCAGTGTATGGAAGTGAAAAAGCTTtgaagaaaggagaagtattAAAAGAAGTAAATGATGAATTAGCTTCTGAAGTCATTGATGTTACAGTGCCTCTAAATTTCCTGGTTAATGATTCTGGGCAATTGAAG CTTCATGAGGGTGTAAAAAAGTCGGGCATCATGGGCTTCTGTGATCCTTGTCCTGGAGAACCTAAGCAATTATATGTGGAGTACACTTATGGCGGCCAAATATTTGAG GTCATGGTGGACGATTACGCAGCGTTGTCAATGCCCCAAGAATCCCATAGCGTATAA
- the LOC110637626 gene encoding protein arginine N-methyltransferase 1.6 isoform X3 has protein sequence MISLIFKALIDPSSSLLRIAQFALTSHSKPFTRVRPMSSESSQQVFQLKVDPLTGNSEWVVIREDEEEAFGNSHKNLLATTSYLDMLNDSTRNRAFRDAIDKTITKPCHVLDIGAGTGLLSMMAARAMGSGEPTSADTKGMVTACESYLPMVKLMRKVLHLNSMGRNINVISRRSDELKVGVDIPSRADVLVSEILDSELLGEGLIPTLQHAHDMLLVENPLTVPYRATTYGQLVESTFLWKLHDLYDHEAKASDGVRLLPTGMDTILRVKLQQHPMHCDAISKEIKLLSEPFKIFEFDFWKRPDSHRESELLIKAIDDGRVHAILSWWMLQLDHEGTIFYSTAPRWITKASTGNWCDHWKQCVWFLPGKGICVGKGEQLLFRAIHTDTSVFYNLATEHTELGQYNHVSGDFHLILPPERIAIYGDSKWRFSMLTALRNAVRSLSLSLSLSLCGFIFCIFTFFKCELHLQLQERVQPLCVVADDSIFLTLIVANLSKTAHVISLFPGLREMGVKYLQRVADANGFTADRVKVFQNKKCLTLHDTNQKKVDLLIGEPYYYGNDGMLPWQNLRFWKERTVLDSVLSNDVLIMPCKALLKACAMSLPIL, from the exons ATGATTTCTCTAATATTCAAAGCCCTAATAGAcccctcttcttctctactcCGCATAGCCCAATTTGCTCTGACTTCTCACTCAAAACCATTCACTAGAGTCCGACCCATGAGCTCCGAGTCATCACAGCAAGTTTTCCAGCTCAAGGTCGACCCCCTCACGGGTAACTCAGAGTGGGTTGTAATCAGAGAAGACGAAGAAGAAGCCTTCGGAAATTCCCATAAGAATCTCTTGGCTACGACGTCATATTTGGACATGCTCAATGACTCCACGAGAAACAGAGCATTCCGGGACGCTATCGACAAGACTATAACGAAACCTTGCCATGTGCTGGACATTGG TGCTGGAACTGGGTTGCTGTCAATGATGGCTGCACGGGCAATGGGTTCTGGTGAGCCAACTTCTGCCGATACCAAGGGGATGGTAACAGCTTGCGAGTCTTATCTTCCAATGGTAAAATTGATGCGAAAAGTTCTGCACCTCAATAGTATGGGTAGGAACATAAATGTAATCAGCAGGCGCTCTGATGAACTCAAAGTCGGTGTGGACATTCCTTCGCGTGCAGATGTTCTG GTTAGTGAGATACTAGACTCAGAGTTACTGGGTGAAGGGTTAATTCCGACTCTGCAACATGCACATGACATGCTGCTGGTGGAAAATCCACTAACTGTACCATATCGAGCGACAACGTATGGCCAG CTGGTTGAAAGTACATTCCTGTGGAAGCTGCATGATTTATATGATCATGAAGCAAAAGCATCAGATGGCGTTCGTCTTCTTCCAACTGGCATGGATACTATTTTACGTGTCAAATTGCAGCAACATCCCATGCACTGTGATGCAATCTCAAAAGAAATAAAACTG CTGTCAGAACCcttcaaaatttttgaatttgactTCTGGAAACGACCAGACAGCCATCGGGAATCTGAGCTGCTCATCAAGGCCATTGATGATGGTAGAGTTCATGCTATATTATCATG GTGGATGCTGCAGCTTGATCATGAAGGGACAATCTTTTATTCCACTGCCCCTCGATGGATAACAAAAGCAA GCACTGGGAACTGGTGTGACCATTGGAAACAGTGTGTGTGGTTCCTTCCAGGGAAAGGCATATGTGTAGGCAAGGGTGAGCAACTTCTTTTTCGTGCTATTCATACTGATACCAGTGTCTTCTATAATCTTGCAACCGAACATACTGAGTTGGGGCAGTATAACCATGTCTCTGGGGATTTTCACCTTATACTACCTCCTGAGAGGATTGCAATCTATGGAGATAGTAAATGGAGGTTTTCCATGTTAACAGCTCTAAGAAATGCCGtaagatctctctctctctctctctctctctctctctgtggttTCATTTTCTGCATCTTTACTTTCTTTAAATGTGAGTTGCATTTGCAGTTGCAGGAAAGAGTTCAACCATTGTGTGTTGTTGCAGATGATAGTATTTTTCTAACACTTATTGTTGCAAATCTTTCAAAAACTGCACATGTGATATCTTTGTTTCCTGGGTTGCGAGAGATGGGTGTCAAATATCTGCAGAGAGTCGCTGATGCAAATGGTTTCACTGCTGATCGTGTAAAAGTTTTCCAAAATAAGAAATGTTTAACTCTGCATGATACTAATCAGAAGAAG GTTGATCTGTTGATTGGAGAGCCATACTATTATGGAAATGATGGAATGCTTCCGTGGCAAAACCTGCGATTTTG GAAGGAAAGGACTGTGTTGGACTCTGTCCTCTCCAATGATGTCTTAATAATGCCCTGTAAAGCATTACTGAAGGCTTGTGCCATGTCACTTCCA ATCTTATAG
- the LOC110637626 gene encoding protein arginine N-methyltransferase 1.6 isoform X2 produces the protein MISLIFKALIDPSSSLLRIAQFALTSHSKPFTRVRPMSSESSQQVFQLKVDPLTGNSEWVVIREDEEEAFGNSHKNLLATTSYLDMLNDSTRNRAFRDAIDKTITKPCHVLDIGAGTGLLSMMAARAMGSGEPTSADTKGMVTACESYLPMVKLMRKVLHLNSMGRNINVISRRSDELKVGVDIPSRADVLVSEILDSELLGEGLIPTLQHAHDMLLVENPLTVPYRATTYGQLVESTFLWKLHDLYDHEAKASDGVRLLPTGMDTILRVKLQQHPMHCDAISKEIKLLSEPFKIFEFDFWKRPDSHRESELLIKAIDDGRVHAILSWWMLQLDHEGTIFYSTAPRWITKASTGNWCDHWKQCVWFLPGKGICVGKGEQLLFRAIHTDTSVFYNLATEHTELGQYNHVSGDFHLILPPERIAIYGDSKWRFSMLTALRNALQERVQPLCVVADDSIFLTLIVANLSKTAHVISLFPGLREMGVKYLQRVADANGFTADRVKVFQNKKCLTLHDTNQKKVDLLIGEPYYYGNDGMLPWQNLRFWKERTVLDSVLSNDVLIMPCKALLKACAMSLPDLWNSRCCLSKIEGFDHSIVNTTLGACGELPPPHDPPLLPFFIWQCGEIKELSERLTIMEFEFSKPISPCYGKVQVDFSETGVCHGFVLWIDWVMDASNSVVLSTGPDERYWKQGVKLLAQPVAVKTNGSTASEYRYAVIEASFDPSSGELSISHAFT, from the exons ATGATTTCTCTAATATTCAAAGCCCTAATAGAcccctcttcttctctactcCGCATAGCCCAATTTGCTCTGACTTCTCACTCAAAACCATTCACTAGAGTCCGACCCATGAGCTCCGAGTCATCACAGCAAGTTTTCCAGCTCAAGGTCGACCCCCTCACGGGTAACTCAGAGTGGGTTGTAATCAGAGAAGACGAAGAAGAAGCCTTCGGAAATTCCCATAAGAATCTCTTGGCTACGACGTCATATTTGGACATGCTCAATGACTCCACGAGAAACAGAGCATTCCGGGACGCTATCGACAAGACTATAACGAAACCTTGCCATGTGCTGGACATTGG TGCTGGAACTGGGTTGCTGTCAATGATGGCTGCACGGGCAATGGGTTCTGGTGAGCCAACTTCTGCCGATACCAAGGGGATGGTAACAGCTTGCGAGTCTTATCTTCCAATGGTAAAATTGATGCGAAAAGTTCTGCACCTCAATAGTATGGGTAGGAACATAAATGTAATCAGCAGGCGCTCTGATGAACTCAAAGTCGGTGTGGACATTCCTTCGCGTGCAGATGTTCTG GTTAGTGAGATACTAGACTCAGAGTTACTGGGTGAAGGGTTAATTCCGACTCTGCAACATGCACATGACATGCTGCTGGTGGAAAATCCACTAACTGTACCATATCGAGCGACAACGTATGGCCAG CTGGTTGAAAGTACATTCCTGTGGAAGCTGCATGATTTATATGATCATGAAGCAAAAGCATCAGATGGCGTTCGTCTTCTTCCAACTGGCATGGATACTATTTTACGTGTCAAATTGCAGCAACATCCCATGCACTGTGATGCAATCTCAAAAGAAATAAAACTG CTGTCAGAACCcttcaaaatttttgaatttgactTCTGGAAACGACCAGACAGCCATCGGGAATCTGAGCTGCTCATCAAGGCCATTGATGATGGTAGAGTTCATGCTATATTATCATG GTGGATGCTGCAGCTTGATCATGAAGGGACAATCTTTTATTCCACTGCCCCTCGATGGATAACAAAAGCAA GCACTGGGAACTGGTGTGACCATTGGAAACAGTGTGTGTGGTTCCTTCCAGGGAAAGGCATATGTGTAGGCAAGGGTGAGCAACTTCTTTTTCGTGCTATTCATACTGATACCAGTGTCTTCTATAATCTTGCAACCGAACATACTGAGTTGGGGCAGTATAACCATGTCTCTGGGGATTTTCACCTTATACTACCTCCTGAGAGGATTGCAATCTATGGAGATAGTAAATGGAGGTTTTCCATGTTAACAGCTCTAAGAAATGCC TTGCAGGAAAGAGTTCAACCATTGTGTGTTGTTGCAGATGATAGTATTTTTCTAACACTTATTGTTGCAAATCTTTCAAAAACTGCACATGTGATATCTTTGTTTCCTGGGTTGCGAGAGATGGGTGTCAAATATCTGCAGAGAGTCGCTGATGCAAATGGTTTCACTGCTGATCGTGTAAAAGTTTTCCAAAATAAGAAATGTTTAACTCTGCATGATACTAATCAGAAGAAG GTTGATCTGTTGATTGGAGAGCCATACTATTATGGAAATGATGGAATGCTTCCGTGGCAAAACCTGCGATTTTG GAAGGAAAGGACTGTGTTGGACTCTGTCCTCTCCAATGATGTCTTAATAATGCCCTGTAAAGCATTACTGAAGGCTTGTGCCATGTCACTTCCA GATCTATGGAATAGCCGCTGCTGCTTAAGTAAGATTGAAGGCTTTGATCATTCTATTGTAAATACCACCTTAGGGGCATGTGGTGAATTACCTCCACCACATGATCCTCCACTTCTGCCTTTTTTTATCTGGCAATGTGGAGAGATTAAG GAACTCAGTGAGAGATTGACAATCATGGAGTTTGAATTCTCAAAACCAATAAGTCCATGTTATGGAAAAGTCCAG GTTGACTTTTCTGAGACTGGGGTGTGCCATGGATTTGTGCTATGGATTGACTGGGTAATGGATGCAAGCAATTCTGTGGTGTTATCTACTGGGCCAG ATGAGAGATACTGGAAGCAAGGGGTGAAACTTCTTGCACAGCCAGTGGCAGTCAAAACAAATGGATCAACTGCTAGTGAATATCGATATGCAGTAATCGAAGCATCTTTTGATCCATCAAGTGGCGAACTTTCCATCAGCCATGCTTTCACATAA
- the LOC110637626 gene encoding protein arginine N-methyltransferase 1.6 isoform X1 — MISLIFKALIDPSSSLLRIAQFALTSHSKPFTRVRPMSSESSQQVFQLKVDPLTGNSEWVVIREDEEEAFGNSHKNLLATTSYLDMLNDSTRNRAFRDAIDKTITKPCHVLDIGAGTGLLSMMAARAMGSGEPTSADTKGMVTACESYLPMVKLMRKVLHLNSMGRNINVISRRSDELKVGVDIPSRADVLVSEILDSELLGEGLIPTLQHAHDMLLVENPLTVPYRATTYGQLVESTFLWKLHDLYDHEAKASDGVRLLPTGMDTILRVKLQQHPMHCDAISKEIKLLSEPFKIFEFDFWKRPDSHRESELLIKAIDDGRVHAILSWWMLQLDHEGTIFYSTAPRWITKASTGNWCDHWKQCVWFLPGKGICVGKGEQLLFRAIHTDTSVFYNLATEHTELGQYNHVSGDFHLILPPERIAIYGDSKWRFSMLTALRNAVRSLSLSLSLSLCGFIFCIFTFFKCELHLQLQERVQPLCVVADDSIFLTLIVANLSKTAHVISLFPGLREMGVKYLQRVADANGFTADRVKVFQNKKCLTLHDTNQKKVDLLIGEPYYYGNDGMLPWQNLRFWKERTVLDSVLSNDVLIMPCKALLKACAMSLPDLWNSRCCLSKIEGFDHSIVNTTLGACGELPPPHDPPLLPFFIWQCGEIKELSERLTIMEFEFSKPISPCYGKVQVDFSETGVCHGFVLWIDWVMDASNSVVLSTGPDERYWKQGVKLLAQPVAVKTNGSTASEYRYAVIEASFDPSSGELSISHAFT, encoded by the exons ATGATTTCTCTAATATTCAAAGCCCTAATAGAcccctcttcttctctactcCGCATAGCCCAATTTGCTCTGACTTCTCACTCAAAACCATTCACTAGAGTCCGACCCATGAGCTCCGAGTCATCACAGCAAGTTTTCCAGCTCAAGGTCGACCCCCTCACGGGTAACTCAGAGTGGGTTGTAATCAGAGAAGACGAAGAAGAAGCCTTCGGAAATTCCCATAAGAATCTCTTGGCTACGACGTCATATTTGGACATGCTCAATGACTCCACGAGAAACAGAGCATTCCGGGACGCTATCGACAAGACTATAACGAAACCTTGCCATGTGCTGGACATTGG TGCTGGAACTGGGTTGCTGTCAATGATGGCTGCACGGGCAATGGGTTCTGGTGAGCCAACTTCTGCCGATACCAAGGGGATGGTAACAGCTTGCGAGTCTTATCTTCCAATGGTAAAATTGATGCGAAAAGTTCTGCACCTCAATAGTATGGGTAGGAACATAAATGTAATCAGCAGGCGCTCTGATGAACTCAAAGTCGGTGTGGACATTCCTTCGCGTGCAGATGTTCTG GTTAGTGAGATACTAGACTCAGAGTTACTGGGTGAAGGGTTAATTCCGACTCTGCAACATGCACATGACATGCTGCTGGTGGAAAATCCACTAACTGTACCATATCGAGCGACAACGTATGGCCAG CTGGTTGAAAGTACATTCCTGTGGAAGCTGCATGATTTATATGATCATGAAGCAAAAGCATCAGATGGCGTTCGTCTTCTTCCAACTGGCATGGATACTATTTTACGTGTCAAATTGCAGCAACATCCCATGCACTGTGATGCAATCTCAAAAGAAATAAAACTG CTGTCAGAACCcttcaaaatttttgaatttgactTCTGGAAACGACCAGACAGCCATCGGGAATCTGAGCTGCTCATCAAGGCCATTGATGATGGTAGAGTTCATGCTATATTATCATG GTGGATGCTGCAGCTTGATCATGAAGGGACAATCTTTTATTCCACTGCCCCTCGATGGATAACAAAAGCAA GCACTGGGAACTGGTGTGACCATTGGAAACAGTGTGTGTGGTTCCTTCCAGGGAAAGGCATATGTGTAGGCAAGGGTGAGCAACTTCTTTTTCGTGCTATTCATACTGATACCAGTGTCTTCTATAATCTTGCAACCGAACATACTGAGTTGGGGCAGTATAACCATGTCTCTGGGGATTTTCACCTTATACTACCTCCTGAGAGGATTGCAATCTATGGAGATAGTAAATGGAGGTTTTCCATGTTAACAGCTCTAAGAAATGCCGtaagatctctctctctctctctctctctctctctctgtggttTCATTTTCTGCATCTTTACTTTCTTTAAATGTGAGTTGCATTTGCAGTTGCAGGAAAGAGTTCAACCATTGTGTGTTGTTGCAGATGATAGTATTTTTCTAACACTTATTGTTGCAAATCTTTCAAAAACTGCACATGTGATATCTTTGTTTCCTGGGTTGCGAGAGATGGGTGTCAAATATCTGCAGAGAGTCGCTGATGCAAATGGTTTCACTGCTGATCGTGTAAAAGTTTTCCAAAATAAGAAATGTTTAACTCTGCATGATACTAATCAGAAGAAG GTTGATCTGTTGATTGGAGAGCCATACTATTATGGAAATGATGGAATGCTTCCGTGGCAAAACCTGCGATTTTG GAAGGAAAGGACTGTGTTGGACTCTGTCCTCTCCAATGATGTCTTAATAATGCCCTGTAAAGCATTACTGAAGGCTTGTGCCATGTCACTTCCA GATCTATGGAATAGCCGCTGCTGCTTAAGTAAGATTGAAGGCTTTGATCATTCTATTGTAAATACCACCTTAGGGGCATGTGGTGAATTACCTCCACCACATGATCCTCCACTTCTGCCTTTTTTTATCTGGCAATGTGGAGAGATTAAG GAACTCAGTGAGAGATTGACAATCATGGAGTTTGAATTCTCAAAACCAATAAGTCCATGTTATGGAAAAGTCCAG GTTGACTTTTCTGAGACTGGGGTGTGCCATGGATTTGTGCTATGGATTGACTGGGTAATGGATGCAAGCAATTCTGTGGTGTTATCTACTGGGCCAG ATGAGAGATACTGGAAGCAAGGGGTGAAACTTCTTGCACAGCCAGTGGCAGTCAAAACAAATGGATCAACTGCTAGTGAATATCGATATGCAGTAATCGAAGCATCTTTTGATCCATCAAGTGGCGAACTTTCCATCAGCCATGCTTTCACATAA